One region of Thiomonas intermedia genomic DNA includes:
- a CDS encoding PilW family protein, protein MTLVELMVALLLGLVVTGVAISVFLASRGSFKTNMAVGEVQDGSRIAFELLARDARQAGLTGCGNGTSVANVLKNGTGNAGTAWWANWGNAVHGYEANANDPAVTEGGATSNRDATTDSVQLIGIEEGGLSVQSATTSSLTLWSAASNWSNGDALVICDPDHAALVQLGNGSGTTSLSWAASGSNPGNCTANLGFPTVPPAPPGTPACSADPYTFRANAMVSRLNVADWYVGVNPLGARSLYRRTLTNSGGSLSVTSQEIVRNVTNMQILYHENGETNYGDASSVADWNAVDAMQVTLTLQSATQQSVTDTNPTPLTRNVTTVIALRNRVS, encoded by the coding sequence ATGACACTTGTTGAACTCATGGTGGCCTTGCTGCTCGGTCTCGTCGTCACCGGTGTTGCGATCAGCGTCTTTCTGGCCAGCCGAGGCTCATTCAAAACGAATATGGCGGTCGGCGAAGTGCAGGATGGATCGCGCATTGCTTTCGAACTTCTGGCTCGCGATGCTCGGCAGGCCGGGCTGACAGGCTGCGGCAACGGAACGAGCGTGGCCAATGTCCTGAAGAACGGTACCGGTAATGCTGGAACCGCCTGGTGGGCCAATTGGGGCAATGCGGTTCATGGCTACGAAGCCAACGCGAACGACCCTGCAGTCACCGAAGGCGGCGCCACCAGCAATCGGGATGCCACCACCGATTCCGTCCAACTAATCGGCATTGAAGAAGGCGGCTTGAGTGTTCAGAGTGCCACCACGTCCAGCCTCACGCTCTGGTCCGCGGCCAGCAATTGGTCGAACGGCGACGCCTTGGTGATCTGCGACCCCGATCACGCGGCTCTCGTTCAATTGGGCAATGGCTCTGGCACCACCTCGCTGAGCTGGGCGGCCAGCGGTTCCAACCCAGGAAACTGCACAGCCAACCTCGGATTTCCGACCGTGCCGCCCGCACCTCCTGGCACGCCTGCGTGTTCCGCCGACCCCTACACCTTCCGCGCCAACGCCATGGTGTCGCGTTTGAACGTGGCGGACTGGTATGTCGGCGTCAACCCATTGGGCGCTCGCTCGCTCTATCGACGAACGCTGACAAACAGTGGCGGCAGCCTGTCGGTGACATCACAGGAAATCGTCCGCAATGTCACGAACATGCAAATTCTTTATCACGAAAACGGTGAGACCAACTATGGCGATGCCTCATCGGTCGCCGACTGGAACGCCGTCGATGCCATGCAGGTGACCCTCACCCTGCAAAGTGCCACCCAACAGTCCGTGACCGACACCAATCCGACGCCGCTCACCCGCAACGTCACCACAGTCATCGC